In Sciurus carolinensis chromosome 8, mSciCar1.2, whole genome shotgun sequence, the genomic stretch ggcagagctggtgTCAAACCCCTGCGACTGGACTCCTGCAGAGCGTTAGCTTCTCACCACCCTGGTCCCCACACTAGAGTCcccacccccctcccccctcccccctcacTGCTTCTGAAAGGCAGCGATGCAGCCGATTCCCTCTCAGTCTCCCTGTGGCAACATTAAATCCCACTCGAAGGGCTGGTTTTAATTGGCTTAATATACTCGTTAATAACTGCGTCTGTTTAACGCACCTGTAAAAGGCCCATAACGTGAACTTAATGGCGGTGACGACTCGCCTGGCACTTCCAGCCAGCCTCTTAAATTTCCTGACAAGCCTTTAGTGGGGGCCACGGGGCAGAGATGGGTCAGAGTTAGAGGCGGAGCAGGGGAAGGGGCGGCCTGGCTCACTGCCGGGCACCTTGCTCTCTGCACGCCCAGTCCCTCCTGGTTCTGTCTGGCCTCCGCCCCTGCAGCCTCCGGAAGGGCCTCCGAGCAGGGCCTCCCAGGCACAGAACCCTCATTTCTGTGATGCTTCCTGAGCTCCCATTGGGTTGGGTCCGTACAGCAGACAACGGAAGCGGAAGCTAGCTGCTGGCAAGCGGAAGGAGCCTGAGACACAGCGTGCGCTCCAGGGGCCTGAAGGAGAGGAGGCCGAGGGGGGAGGCCTGGACCCTGCAGCCAGGGTCTCCAGTGCCACCCTGAGCAGGCTCCAGGGCGGGTTTTACAGAGGCAGCCAGGAGTGCAGGGGTGGTGGCGGCTTCAGTGAAATCAACGCCAACAACTCCCACGGTGCCTGTGGGTGTAGGCACCAAGCTAGGCCAGCCCTTTACACTGCCCAGGAAAACCCTCCAAGGTCCGCAGCGGCACCGACCTTTTTACACAGTagaaagctgaggctcagagaggggcagTGGCACAcccgaggtcacacagccagtgtgtggctgagctgggatttgaaccaggtCTGATTAGGAGCCcgcctgccacccccacccctgcaagGCCATCTGCCCCAGCCTCTGCTGCAAGGCCATCTGCCCCAGCCTCTGCTCTGCCCAGGGAGGAGGGGTCAGCTGGAGTGGCCAGCACGCTGCTCAAGGCCAAGGGTTGAGGAGAATGTTTTGAAGAGGGCTGGATTCGGAGGTAAAGGGCATCCGCCCCAGGACCCCAGAAGGGCAGAGCTgcgtgcccctcccccaccccaggtcaGTAGTGGCCCTGGCTGGCCACTGGCGATGACAGAAAGGCAAAGGGACCCACCCAGGTGGACGCTGGGGCTGTTTTCTTCAAGTCCTGGTGCCACCCGCTGTCCCACTCGGGTCCCCACCTCGTCAGAGCCTGGGAAGCCTCACTCTGGTGCCCATCACCTGGCGGGTCCTGTGGCCTAAGTCTTTCCCAGCTCTGGCTCCTCCGTGGAGTCTGCACCCGGGTCCCCGCAGTGCCGAGGCCCTACCGATGGCTGTGCGTGCCCCCCACCTCTAGCCTGCCTCCAGCTGTCGCCCCAAATGTGCCAGGCGCTTTCCTGGGATCCCCCAGGCTCCCTCTCGCCTTCCCCGCTCTGTACTCGGAAGGCCACTTTCCAGGAACGCCCTCCTCTCCGGCCATCGTGCCCGAGCGAGGCACGGCTTTGTCCTGCGGTCACGCACACCCTGCTGCTGGTTCCTAGGGCAGCACCTCTAGTTGTACCGGGACTCTGGTGTCGGGGCACCGCGGGGGGTACGTGCCTGGACGGTGGCACCCGTGGGTGCTCACACACGGGGTGGGCTGCAACCTCCATGCAGGCCTCCTCTGGCGGGTTCCAGGAAGACGTGGAGAGAGAGCATTCCGCAAGTCGTGCGGTGTTTCACAGGCTTGCTGTGAACGTCGCGTCCCTTCCACCATCTCCAACAGAACCGAGCAGCCGCGCCAGCTCAGGACCAAGGGAAGGAGGGTCAGGCTCGGCTCTCTGCCGGAGTCACGTCAAGGAATTTGTGGCCGAGTGTTGAAACCATCTCTCCTGCTTGGTCCTTGTTGGCCAGGCTCCCTGCTGCCCGCCTCCCCTCCGCCCCTGACGGCAAAGCCGGCTCTGATGGATGCTGGTCTCCAAGGCCCACTATGGTACTGGCACATGGTGGGGACCAGGAGACCATGGGTGGGGACTGGAGGGAGGCCGTTCAAGGGGCACAGGGAACAGGGACTCCGGGCTGGACGGTGCACCTCCTGGCCGCAGCCTCGCCATTCATTCCGTTAGTGGGCTTGAGTTCCTGCTCCGTCTGTGAGCACTGGGGACACGGCCGTCCATGGCAAGTCAACCCAGGGAGGCCGGGTCTGGAGGGTGTGGGGACAGGCCTGCAGCAGCGCACTGCTGGGGTCCTTGAGGGATGAAGCCCAGGCGTGGGGACCCCCAGGCAAGGCAGGAAGGAGCAGTACAGTCTGGGGCCTGGGTCCCCTCCCTCAGCCCACCGATCCTCGCCACCGAGAAGCCTGCCTCTGACTGCAGGCTCCTCACTTCCTCCACGGgaggcctcctgcctcctctcaggACCCAAGTGGACCTGGCAATTGCACTGACCATCCATGACCAGACCCCTCCGGGGGGAGTCTGGAGCCTTCCCCAGGCTGGGGTCAGGGACCCCGCACCTCCGCTAGACTCTGGAGTTTGAGGTCCCAGGGGTGGGCCAGGAGGAGGTGTGTGCGGTAGGGAGCCAGCTCAGGAGCTCACGGGCCTGGATCAGGCCAGCCTTGACCCTGGGACTCTTGTGGCCTGAAGGCCTGTGCCCACCGGAAAGCCTCAGGCGCAAAGCATGGAGCAGCAGGAGCCCCACCAGCGTAGGTCCAGGCAGGACCTGGCTCTGGGCCACCAGAGGGGCGGGGCAGAGGCCTGGACAGCAGCCACAGCTGCCCAACTGGGGGCTGCTAGCAGGTCACCTTCCTGCCTCTTCTAGCCCCTGGGCTGACCCTGGTCCCCACTAGGGATGGCCCTTCTGTGGAAGAAGAGTGAGCCCCAGAGTTCTCCCGGGCCTTGCCTGGGTTGAGTGGGGTGACCGTGACCCAGAAAGTGGACAGAGGGCATCAGCTGAAGCTCTGCTGTGCTGGCTTGGGGGAAACCGGCTTCCttgcttcatctgtaaaatggagacctTGTGCGTCATCTGTGTGGCAGGTGACTCCCAGGCTTAGTGGCCTAAAACCGCAGCCATAGTCTACTCCTCTCTCGCCTTGAGTGGCTCAGGAATGTGGGAGTAGCTCAGGAGGGTGGCTGGGCCCAGGATCTCTCAGGAGGGTGCGGTCAGCATGTCACCCAGTGTTGCCCTCTGACCTGGAGGCTAGAGGCCTCCATTCATCTCTGTGTGGGCCTCTCTCCAGAGGCTACTCCAGTGTCCCCGTGTGACAGAGGCTTCCCCCAGAGCAAGTGATCTGAGAGAGTGGCAGAGGAGGCCATGGCTTCATCCACCATGTTCGGACAACGCCGTTCACCAGCCCTGCTTGACGTGGGTCCTGGGCACCACGTGAGGGTGTGATTTGTGCCGTCAGAATCACTGAGCAGTGGTAGGTCCTGGGGGTCAGCTGCCAAATGCCAGGACCTGTTTCCTATCTGTGACGTGGggaccccttcccacccccagagCAGCCAGGCCCTCCAAATGAGAGCCACCAAGAAAAAGCCAGAGTCTGACACCGTCTCCTAGCACCACGGTCGGCTCCCACAAAAGCCAGAGGGACAGCACTGCCCGCCAGGAGCCCCGCTGGCCAGGTGGGCAGGACGTCCCTTTCTTGAATGAACAGAGACCGGGAACATTtgtcgcttttttttttttttccccttccttcttaaGGTTTTAAACACCTAATTTATTCCATCCATTAGATAGATTTTGTAGATTTAATCATTTTCACAGTTGGTGGCTCATTGGATACTCAAGATAAACTCCAAATGAAAGTATAATGGTGAGGACAAATGAGTTTTCACACCACAATGGCAGAAACTTGCTTGGGAAGAGACTTTAAGAGGAACGAAAATACATACAGATATAATTTTTTCCCCGGCAGCTGGTTTTGCTGACTCTAGTAGGGTTACCACAGCTAATTTCACCAGttttgttcatctgtaaaattgcATAAAAGTGACATTTTTGTGCTCATTATAGCAACTGCTGATTTATGGCTGGCAAATGAAGAACGGGTCCCTTTTTTGCGGGACTCTCCGAGCGGCGCTAAGTGCCCATGAAATTGCTTGTATAATGTAGTTTAAATCCAATCTCGGAGAAAGATTCCCCCGTTGGCCAAAGTGACATTTCCATTCTCCACACTGAGTTTATTTTAGGCCACTTAGGAGGGGGCGGCCCCAGGCGGGGTCAGGATGGGGACCCACAGCGGGCTCACCTGCCCTGCCCGGGTTAGGAACAGGGAcactgccccagcctccctgaggtatgtgatgcctcctgctgctgctgcctgaCTCCACGTGGCTGCCTGGTGCTCTCAGGCTGGGTTTGTCCAACCTGGTCCCCCTGACATTTGGAGCTGGAGGGTTCCTGGTTGGGGGGGTCTCCACTGTGCATTGTGGGATGTGCATCTACCACCAGATGCCAGCAGCACCTCCACCCCCCGGCTGGGACAGCCAGATACATCTCCAGATGTCACCGTGTGCCCGTGCAGCGAGACCTGCTGCCCCTGCGGAGAGGCCCGCCCCGGCACCTCTCGTCCCCTCTGCTCGAGCCTTCTCTGGCCCTGCGCTCGCTCATCCTAAGTTACTTACAGTGCCCACCCGGGACGGCCTCCCTCACCTCTGGGCCGCTGCCCGAAGCTGActactcccctccctccctcacgcCTTCCACCACCACTTGGGCTTCGGCACTTAACCCGCGCGCCATTCCTCCCCGGCTGGGTAACTCCCTTACCCCACCCACCACCCCGCGTGCATTTCATTCCATCGACTGCGAGCCCGCCAGCAGGTGAGGCTCTGGGAGGAGCAGTGGGGAGGCCTTGGCAGTGGCGGGTCTGCAGCACCAGCCCCACCTGTGCCAGCTGCAAGGACGGCTCGAGCCCCTTGCTCTGCGGGGAGGGTACTAACGGCACCAGCTTCTGCTAACGCTACCCCCTCGCAGGTCGCATTAACGACAGCATGGCACCATCTTGTAGATGAGGAAACGGGTCCAGAGTGGTGATCTGGCTCCTCCAGGTCACCCTGCAGACCTAGCACCATTATTACCCCCATTccacaggtggggaaactgaggctcagctgGGCAGCCAGcttgcccagggccacacagTCCCATCCAGCCCCAGGGTCTTTCCAGCTTCTTGCAGCCCCTGTCCCTACTGCCTTGGCCCCATGGGAGGCTCTGGGCTGCACTGGGCGATGTCTCAGGACCCAGGAGGGGCTCGAGGGGTGGGGGGGTCCACCCGTCGTGACCCACTCCCCTGTGGCAGGGCCAGTTGTGTATCTAGTATCGGTGAAGGAGTGGCACAACCCAGATGGAGCTCACTAACAGTATTAGTGGCGGCTGGTCACGTGGGAGCAGTGTGGGGTTCCACCCGCTGCGGACAAAATCCAGGCATGAGTAGCCTGCACTGTTGGGAGTCAGGCAAGCCCGGATgtgctggggacagggagggggcACAGGAGCCTCTGGGGTACTGGCGGTGCCTGCCTCCCACCCCGGGGTGCTCCATTTGTGACAGTCCACGAGCCCAGGACGTGTGTGGTCTCCTTTCTGTACGTCACAGCTTAAATTCTGGAAAGAGTGAATGAAgaagtgaaggaagggaagggggcaTGGGCTGCCCTGGGGAGCAGGGGCTGCGCTCTGGGCCTCACCTGTGCCTTTGTCCCCGCAGGTGAGACGGTGGCCAGCTCCATGCATTCCTCCCGCTACCCGAGCCCGGCGGAGCTGGACGCCTATGCCGAGAAGGTGGCCAACAGCCCGCTGTCCATCAAGATCTTCCCCACCAACATCCGGGTGCCCCAGCACAAGCACCTCAGCCGCACCGTCAACGGCTACGACACCAGCGGCCAGCGCTACAGCCCCTACCCACAGCACACGGCCGGCTACCAGGGCCTGCTGGCCATCGTCAAGGCTGCCGTGTCCTCTTCCAGCGCAGCCGCGCCCGCTGGGCCCGCCAAAAGCGTGCTCAAGAGCGCAGAAGGCAAGCGGACCAAGCTGTCGCCTGCCACCGTGCAGGTGGGCATTGCGCCCTACCCAGCACCCAGCACTCTGGGGTCCCTGGCTTACCCCAAGCCGCCCGAGGCGCCCGCCCCGCCACCCAGCCTGCCCGCAGCTGCCACCACCGCCTCCGTCATCCCCCTGCCGGGCCGGGGCCTGCCCCTGCCGCCTTCCAACCTGCCCTCCATCCACAGCATCCTCTACCAGCTCAACCAGCAGTGCCAGGCCCCGGGCGCTGCGCCCGCCGCCTGCCAGGGTGTGGCCGTTCCCCACCCCAGCCCGGCCAAGCACGGCCCGGTGCCCAGCTTCCCCAGCATGGCCTACTCGGCCACGGCCGGTCTGCCCGACTGCCGGAAGGGCACGGAGCTGGGCCCCGGAGCCACGCCGGCGCTGACGTTGGCCGGGGCCGCCAAGCCGGCAGGGTACGCCGACGGCGGCCTGGATTACCTGCTGTGGCCTCAGAagccgcccccgccgccgccccaGCCGCTGCGCGCCTACAGCGGCAGCACGGTGACCAGCAAGTCTCCCGAGGCTTGCGGCGGCCGGGCCTACGAGCGGGCCAGTGGGTCTCCCCTCAACTGCGGCGTGGGGCTGCCCGCCAGCTTCACCGTGGGCCAGTACTTTGCCGCCCCCTGGAACAGCGTGCTGGTGACCCCCACCAGCGACTGCTACAaccccgcggcggcggcggcggtggcggtgACTGAGCTGGGGCCCGGGACGGCCCGGGAGCTGGCGGGGCCGACGGCGGACGGCCTCTCGGGCCTGCCCAGCAAGAGCGTGTGCAACACGTCGGTGCTGAGCAGCAGCCTGCAGTCGCTGGAGTACCTCATCAACGACATCCGGCCGCCCTGCATCAAGGAGCAGATGCTGGGCAAGGGCTACGAGACGGTGGCCGTGCCCCGGCTGCTCGACCACCAGCACGCCCACATCCGCCTGCCCGTCTACAGATAAGACCGCCTGGCGCATGCGTGGACAGACGGACGGGGCACCGAGCGGGGACGCAGGCTGCTGGGCGGGGTGGGTGGCCCGCAGGGGCCCCGGCCCTGCGCCCACAGATGCCCGCGGGGAAGCCAGGCCGGCTGTTGCGCGTGGGAAGAGGCAGGATGACTTCTCCAAGGCCCCTCCCCCCTCGGCGACCCCAGGACACGGAGGATCCGGAGGTGGCCAGTGACATCCACCCCTCCCTCCACCTAGGtcagcagaggcagggagagagaaaccGCCTAAACACAGGAATGGTTCTTTCTGGGTCTCTAGAAAAGGGGCTCAGACCTGGGTGGGATGCAGGAGGAAACGGGAGGCTCCAGAGTCTTCTCCCACAGTCTCCTGGAAAAGGAGCAAAGGGGCCTTTGGAAGTCACGGGGTCCAAAGCGTCCCTCTGCCTTGATCCAGGTGAAGACCGCTCTGACCCTGGAGTCCTGCAGGCCCCCACCCATActgcctccctcagcctcctcccccacccaTTTCTTCCTAACCGAGTTGCAGCCCCACCCCCATTCTCTGTACCCTAGACCCACATCTCCGCCTTCCCTCCAGTACATCTTACAGGGCTGCTGGGCACAGTTGTGCAAGCTGTGCACTGCACGGGGCACCTCCTTCGAGGGCACCACTTGCATCCTAGATTTGTATATTTATTACAGTTTTTCGCATCTTGAGGAAGAGGCACCGTGGGGTCTAGCGATGGGCCTGCAAGCTTAGACCCCACTCAGAGGGACCCTACCTTGCCTTCTTTGGAGGGGAGTCTTCCGGGAGCCAGTGAGGGGGCAGCCTGCTGATTGTACTTGGGAGACCCAACCGACTCCCTTCCTGCAAACCGGCCTCCAAGGCCTGGCCCACTCTATCatggggggaagggaggcaggggtCCCCAGTAAGTCCCCGAGGCCTGAAGTCCCCCACGTCACGGCCCCCCGGTGCTCCAGCAGCGGTACTGTATCTCTCCAAGGCCTGTTCAAGCACTAAGTGCATTTACGAATCTctgagaatgttttttttttatactaaaaTTGACCATTATATTCTACTGTGAGAAGTGCGCTCCGCactatattgttttaaaaacgaagagaaagaaaaaaaaaggggaaaacacAAAGTGGTGTCTCAGCCGTCCGCTTGCTTCGTGCGCAGCTCCGGGTTTGCTGGTCCTTCCTGCCTCGGGGATGAGGCGGGCTGCGGCCGCCCCAGCCGCTCGGCCCCGGAACAGCCTTCATCTGTCATTCCAGCTCGCTGAAGCCAGACGCTGCCATGAGCCTTACATACATGTCAGCTCAACGCCAGCGGCCGTGGTCGTGGTCATGGCCAGCGATCCGTCTGCAGAGCCTCAGGGTGGGCACCGAACCCGAGTCCCTCTGTCCcgttttttctgtggtgctgtgTTGGTCCTGGGGTGGCGTCTCTGTTCCTTCACTAAAttccttcccagcctccatgGTGGCAGCCTTTCTGGGCAGCTCCATCCCAGCCGGTCAGACACCCCAGTGCCCAGAGATTTGTGGCAGGCACTACTTGCCCCAGGGAGCTCAGCATTTATTAGGCACTGCCTGTATGCAGCACAGTTCATACAGACAATATCTCACTGGGGAGCCTCAAAACCACCGTGCAAGCTGGGAGGTGTTTGAGAGCAAGAAGCTACGGCTCAGAGACATGAAGTgatctgctcaaggtcacacagcaagtctgTGGAGAGCTGAGGTTCACCACCCGCAGCATCGGTTCTTTCTCAcgtcctgcctctgcctctgcttcccctgGCTCTTCTCCCCTGGGCTTACCAGCCCGACATCTGGGCCAGGAAAAATCAGAGCTCCTCCCCCAGTCTGAAGCCAGGCCTCCCTTCTAGGTGCAGAGCCCTGTGGTCAGCTGGTGAGGTCCAAAGCAGAGAAGGGAGGCTTCACCTCCCCAAGACCAGGCCCCCAAATCTGGCAGCGCAGGAAGCCCAGTCCCCAAGAGGGTGCTGGACTCTGGACACTGGGTTCTCCAGCAGTCTGCGTccaggagcaggaagcagaggcttAAGGAAGCAGCTGTGTCAGGCAAGACCCAAGCCCTTGGGAGCGGGGTCAGTGAGCCAGCACACCACCCAGCCTGGAGGGGGCAGGAGACCTGGTCCCACCGGACACCGTGCTGGGAGAGGCAGAGCCCTAGGGGAGGCCACGAGGAACAAGCATTATAGAGCATGATTAGCCTCCGCCCAGCTGACAAAGCCATTTTATGACCCACTCATTTGCATCTCACAACCGCGAGTGACATCATGCCCATTTACACATGGGGACACAGAGGACCTGTGGACACCCATCGGGGCCATCCCAGTGCCAGCTTGGCCTCTGGTTCACCCAGAACCCACACatcccagggccacctggagaagggACAGAAGCAAGACTGCAGCCACTCTGTGCCAGGTCCCTTGCATTTGCAGGTCTGGGCTACCCACCGCTTCCATCCTTGGAAAGCCTCCTGGCCTTTGCAGGGTCTGCGTGCATTGCACACGGGGTCACTGTCACAGCCAGGCCTGGCTCCAAGCCCCGCTGGGGTCCTAACCCGCTCTAATGGGGACTCCCTAGGTGCCTTGGCCAGGATCCTTccccctgggcctcagtttccccatccgaACCCTTTGGAACCGCACTCGTGCTAGCTGGTCATAGTCCTGCCCGGTATTTCTACAGTCCCTGGTGATGACAGGGCAGGACAGGGGACAGAAGCGTCACTGCTGTGATTAGCAATGGCCCACAGCTAGTGCAAGCAGCTGGACACCAGGCCCAGCGCTAACCGTCTCCGAATCCTTTCTGTCACTCAGCACAGTATGGGTGCACCGTCTCACTTCACAGGAGAGGCCCCTGAGGGCTGGAGAAGGGCTGTCactttgcccaaagtcacacagccaaggCCGGAGAACCAAGAAGCAGCTGGCCTGTCCAATTCTGAGCCTGAGTTCTCCAATGGCGCGCTCTGCAGACAACAGAAaacccccccaacccccccaacccccatgtGGCCCTTCTGGCTCCAGAAGCCAGACCCAGGCTCGGGTCCCACAGCCAAGGCTGCGTGAAGGAGACCCCCTGACCGACCCCTCCTACGGAGCTGCTCCCTCTCTGTCTCAAACCCAAGGGTCTCCTCCCCATTGAACCGTCCTGGGCTCACGCGCCTTAGAGCGGAGCTGTCCGCTTTGGTAGCAGGTGTGCCGACAACCTGACTTCGCTATTACTGACACGTTCCCTCCCGGCGACCATGAGATGGCCCCATCAGAGTGGCCCCAGAGCAGAGTAGGGCCAGAAGCAGACAGGAGTGGAGGGACCCGAGTCAGCAGGTATCCGTCCACCTTCCCAGGGTGGCTCCCTGTTTTCTTGACTCACGTTCATGTCCTAGACCAGCCCCCCAGGAAGCGGAGACAAGTTCAGCCTCCTGGACTTGACCTCCCTCCAAACAGCAAGACCTTGAACTAGAGCTGGCTTGGCCTCAACTCCAGGCCCAGGCTCCCGCAGGGTCCCACGAGTGCTGCGCTGCATCTGATTGGCTGCGAGCTCTTAAAGGGGCGTGGCCCACTCCGGCCCACCACCTGGAAGGTGGGGCTACACCCGTCAGGTAGTTTTCTCTTAAATCACCACCATCGCCAGTTCACCAAAGTGGCAGGTTGATGGGAGGAGGCAACAGAACTGTCCTTGGCATCCCTCCAACACCACACGTGACCCTGGACAACCTGGGGgacctccctgagcctcaattTCTAGATCTGTCAAAGGTAGAGGTGGCACCTGAGTTAGTTCATGAAAAAGTCCATGAAAAGGGCTTCCccagggtctggggagatagcgcagtcggtagaatgcttgccttgtaagcacaaggccctgggttcgatccccagcacccccctccccccaaaaaaaagaaaaagaaaagggcttcCCCAAAGGCACTGAGGCTTAGTGGTCAGAGGAGCTGACTCCACCCTGATGCTGCCCCCATGAGCAACGTGGCTTGGATGAAGTGATGACCCCTCTAACGGCCTCTTCCTCAACTGCATCTTGAGGCTGGTACACATGAACCCCACTCACCATGGTTCGacataacaaaatttttttggtactggggattgaacccagggtgctctgccactgagctacaccccagctctttttatttcaggacagggtctcgctaagttgctgaggccggtcttgaacttgagatcctcctgcttcagcctacgaagtagctgcaattacaggagtgcaccaccaggGGGCACCTGGCAACATAAAATTTTTGGACTTTACAAGGGTACAAAAGCCATATGCGTTCAGTAGAAACTTCTTCCATCTTTGAATTTTGATTCCTCTCCCCCAGTAGACTTGAGGTAATTGAGTTTCTTCTCTCCAGGTCTCATTTTCCCCAGTTGCAATACAAGGACCCATGATGGGCATTATTTCCGGGACCACCACTTCCTAACTGTCCTTCATCCACCAAGTTGAGCTGGAGAGACAGCAGGGAAAGACTCTCAGGGAGAGTGAGGAAACCCACCACCAAGAAGTGGGGATTGAATACccttattttgaagaaaaaaacaggttCAGAGAGAGGAGGCCACTTGTCTGAGGACACACAGCAGTTTGATCCTCCAGAGGCGAGTCTAGGCCACCTTCTCTCTTTCTTGGTGATGGGAGTATTTCCTGGGTCTCACAGACTCACCTAAGAGGGAGCTCACAGAATCTTCTTTCTGACCAGGTCACCAGGTTCCAAGTTTCCCTCAGGCCTCTTCTGAGGAGGTCCCCAAGTGTGACTATAGCGACCCCTGGTGGCCAATCTCCAGATCTCAGCAGCCCCACCCAGATCAACCAAGGGCAGGCAGATGTGTGGGATTGAGGGGGGTACCTTCTGCATGTGGTGTGCTGAGAGCAAGTAGGGCGCTCTGACCTCACTGAGGACCTCAGGGTGCTGTGATCTGTggtcctgggtttgagtcccagatCCACCCACGCTATAGCCCTCTGTGGAGAAATGGCATGTAGGTAAGTTTGGAAAAGTCACCAACACTCTAAAACAATCCTGCCACCCCTAGAAAGTTCATACTAAGGCATACTTGGTTCATACCAGGCCTcgctttcttcatctgtaaaatggagataaaatgtCGTCCTTGCATCTGTATGATTTTGGCTAATAGAAAATCCTGATTCGACTGGTTcaagtgagaaagaaaatgtattctctCAAGTAATCATAAGAAAATTTAAGGCTAGGCGGCCAAAGATCACTTAATTCCGCAGCTCAGTGATGTCATCAAGGGCCCAAGTTCTTATTCTTCCATTCTACCGATCCTCTTCATGCTCACAACATAACAGCTGCAGTTCCAGGCATTGCATCCAGAACTGACCATTTTCAGCATAAAAGACAGTCTCTCCCTTTATTCATCTTACTTTCCCAGAATTTCCCCTCTCCCCGTAGACTTGACCTCTTGTCTCATGGATCAGAACTGGGTCATGTGGCTGTTCCTGTACTAATACGTAGTAAGGGAAATAGAGTCACGGGGCAGCCCGTAATTGTGCAAAGCACAGTGGGAAACTGAGCAAAATCAGGTGTTGTGCTAGGTGCAGCtccttgggtggctgaggcaggacttgactttgagaccagcctgagcaacagagtgaaaccctgcctcaaagaTAAtaagaagagggctggggaggtagctcagctggtagagtgcttgcctctcaagcacaaggccctgagttcgatccctagtaccacaaaaaaataaaaaaataaataataataacaataagaagaagaagaaggaaagaatcaGGTTTGTATATAAAGAAGAGGAAGCAACAATCCCATCCAGAAGCTTCTGCACATGGTTCCTCAGCCATTAATACCAACACCAATCACAGCACCCAACATGGGGTAGGTGCCTGATCTGGGCTCATCTGCTTCCTC encodes the following:
- the Fam222a gene encoding protein FAM222A isoform X2 produces the protein MLVSKAHYGETVASSMHSSRYPSPAELDAYAEKVANSPLSIKIFPTNIRVPQHKHLSRTVNGYDTSGQRYSPYPQHTAGYQGLLAIVKAAVSSSSAAAPAGPAKSVLKSAEGKRTKLSPATVQVGIAPYPAPSTLGSLAYPKPPEAPAPPPSLPAAATTASVIPLPGRGLPLPPSNLPSIHSILYQLNQQCQAPGAAPAACQGVAVPHPSPAKHGPVPSFPSMAYSATAGLPDCRKGTELGPGATPALTLAGAAKPAGYADGGLDYLLWPQKPPPPPPQPLRAYSGSTVTSKSPEACGGRAYERASGSPLNCGVGLPASFTVGQYFAAPWNSVLVTPTSDCYNPAAAAAVAVTELGPGTARELAGPTADGLSGLPSKSVCNTSVLSSSLQSLEYLINDIRPPCIKEQMLGKGYETVAVPRLLDHQHAHIRLPVYR
- the Fam222a gene encoding protein FAM222A isoform X1 → MLACLQRTQNPPGQHLACPSRSLELRKCETVASSMHSSRYPSPAELDAYAEKVANSPLSIKIFPTNIRVPQHKHLSRTVNGYDTSGQRYSPYPQHTAGYQGLLAIVKAAVSSSSAAAPAGPAKSVLKSAEGKRTKLSPATVQVGIAPYPAPSTLGSLAYPKPPEAPAPPPSLPAAATTASVIPLPGRGLPLPPSNLPSIHSILYQLNQQCQAPGAAPAACQGVAVPHPSPAKHGPVPSFPSMAYSATAGLPDCRKGTELGPGATPALTLAGAAKPAGYADGGLDYLLWPQKPPPPPPQPLRAYSGSTVTSKSPEACGGRAYERASGSPLNCGVGLPASFTVGQYFAAPWNSVLVTPTSDCYNPAAAAAVAVTELGPGTARELAGPTADGLSGLPSKSVCNTSVLSSSLQSLEYLINDIRPPCIKEQMLGKGYETVAVPRLLDHQHAHIRLPVYR